A genomic window from Brassica oleracea var. oleracea cultivar TO1000 chromosome C8, BOL, whole genome shotgun sequence includes:
- the LOC106309631 gene encoding HD domain-containing protein 2-like, whose protein sequence is MRNVMNRVFFSKSLSLTPPHLRFFHLPAAASSPNRAVHCMADDSPLSEPPNRSGDGSVSAPPPSPAASSAIDFLSLCSRLKTTARAGWVKRDVKNPESIADHMYRMGLMALVSSDIPSVNRDKCMKMAIVHDIAEAIVGDITPSCGVSKEEKNRRESEALEHMCKLLGGGERAEEIAELWREYEANASPEAKVVKDFDKLEMILQALEYEQEQGQDLEEFFQSTAGKFQTDIGKAWALEIASRRRKRQ, encoded by the exons ATGAGGAATGTGATGAATAGAGTATTCTTCTCCAAATCACTCTCTCTCACTCCTCCCCACCTCCGATTCTTCCATCTCCCCGCCGCAGCTTCGTCTCCCAACCGAGCGGTTCACTGCATGGCAGACGACTCCCCACTCTCTGAACCGCCGAATCGAAGCGGAGATGGTTCCGTCTCCGCCCCTCCTCCTTCTCCCGCCGCTTCCTCCGCCATAGATTTTCTCTCGCTCTGCTCTCGCCTCAAG ACAACGGCAAGAGCTGGATGGGTTAAGAGAGACGTGAAGAATCCAGAATCAATAGCGGATCACATGTATCGGATGGGTCTCATGGCGCTCGTTTCTTCAGATATTCCCAGTGTTAACAGAGACAA ATGCATGAAAATGGCAATTGTTCATGACATTGCAGAAG CCATTGTAGGAGATATTACACCTTCTTGCGGGGTCTCTAAAGAAGAGAAAAACCGAAGAGAGAGTGAAGCACTTGAACACATGTGCAAACTCTTGGGTGGAGGAGAAAGAG CTGAAGAAATCGCTGAGCTGTGGAGAGAATACGAAGCAAACGCATCACCAGAAGCCAAAGTTGTTAAAGATTTCGATAAGCTTGAGATGATACTACAGGCTTTGGAGTATGAACAGG AGCAAGGTCAAGATTTAGAAGAGTTTTTCCAATCAACTGCAG GGAAGTTTCAGACTGATATAGGCAAAGCTTGGGCATTGGAGATTGCTTCAAGAAGAAGAAAGCGACAATAG
- the LOC106312592 gene encoding tetraspanin-8 — protein MVRCSNNLVGVLNFIVFLLSIPILAGGIWLSQKGSTECERFLDKPVIALGVFLMVVAIVGLIGSCCRVTWLLWTYLLVMFLLILLVFCFTIFAFVVTNKGAGEKVSERGYKEYRLGDYSNWLQKRVNSDKNWRKIRSCLVESKVCSKLEAKLVDEPVNKFYQEHLTALQSGCCKPAEKCQFIYVSATNWTKTAGTHPDPDCQTWDNAPNKLCFDCQSCKAGLLDNIKSAWKKVAVVNIIFLVFLIIVYSVGCCALRNNKRDDSYGRTYGYKP, from the exons ATGGTTCGCTGTAGCAACAACCTCGTCGGTGTACTAAACTTCATCGTCTTCCTCCTCTCGATCCCCATCTTAGCTGGAGGTATATGGCTAAGCCAAAAAGGCTCAACGGAGTGTGAGCGTTTTCTCGACAAGCCCGTGATCGCTCTCGGAGTCTTCCTCATGGTCGTAGCGATCGTTGGTTTGATCGGTTCGTGTTGCAGAGTCACGTGGCTTCTCTGGACGTATCTCCTCGTCATGTTCCTCTTGATCCTCCTCGTCTTCTGTTTCACGATTTTCGCCTTTGTTGTCACTAACAAAGGCGCAGGGGAGAAAGTTTCTGAGAGAGGGTATAAAGAGTATAGACTTGGAGATTACTCTAATTGGTTGCAGAAACGTGTGAACAGTGACAAGAACTGGAGGAAGATTAGGAGTTGTCTTGTTGAGAGCAAAGTCTGTTCTAAACTTGAAGCTAAGCTTGTTGATGAACCTGTCAATAAGTTCTACCAGGAACACCTTACTGCCCTTCAG TCTGGTTGCTGCAAACCCGCAGAGAAATGCCAATTCATTTACGTAAGCGCCACAAACTGGACCAAGACGGCCGGGACACACCCTGATCCAGACTGCCAAACCTGGGACAACGCACCAAACAAGCTCTGCTTCGATTGCCAATCTTGCAAAGCGGGTCTCCTCGACAATATCAAGAGCGCGTGGAAGAAAGTTGCAGTTGTTAACATCATCTTCCTCGTCTTCCTCATCATTGTCTACTCGGTTGGTTGCTGTGCTTTGAGGAACAACAAGAGAGATGACAGCTACGGCCGTACTTATGGATATAAGCCTTGA
- the LOC106312591 gene encoding heterodimeric geranylgeranyl pyrophosphate synthase large subunit 2, which translates to MEAQILFLYFSLLALSLNFLFQYLKPRLSRMLQPSLETQAKAAILSRKEVAEFLDSPIVEVVEEDQEDEDIYTISCSTFDFDPYMASKAEAVNKALDEAIPVGEPLKIHEAMRYAVLAAGKRVRPILCLASCELVGGEENAAMPAACAVEMIHTMSLIKDDLPCMDNDDLRRGKPTTHKAFGEGIAILSGGALLSLAFEHMTTAEISSERMVWAVRELARSIGTRGLVAGQAKDISSEGLELNDVGLEHLEFIHVHKTAVLLETAAVLGAIIGGGSDEEIESVRKFARCIGLLFQVVDDILDETKSSEELGKTAGKDQLLGKLTYPKLMGLEKSKEFVRRLTKDARQHLHGFSTEKVAPLVALTNFIANRNK; encoded by the coding sequence ATGGAAGCTCAAATTCTGTTTCTCTATTTCTCACTCCTCGCTCTCTCTCTCAACTTCTTATTTCAGTATCTCAAGCCGAGGCTAAGCCGCATGCTCCAGCCTTCTCTTGAAACTCAAGCCAAGGCCGCCATTTTATCAAGAAAAGAAGTAGCCGAGTTTCTTGATTCTCCCATTGTGGAAGTAGTAGAAGAGGATCAAGAAGATGAAGATATCTATACGATTTCTTGTTCCACGTTTGATTTTGATCCATACATGGCGAGCAAAGCCGAAGCAGTGAACAAAGCTCTAGACGAAGCCATACCAGTCGGGGAGCCACTCAAGATCCACGAAGCCATGCGTTACGCGGTTCTTGCAGCCGGAAAACGTGTAAGGCCTATTCTCTGCCTCGCTTCTTGCGAGCTAGTAGGCGGCGAAGAAAACGCCGCGATGCCAGCGGCTTGTGCGGTTGAGATGATACACACCATGTCTCTTATCAAAGACGACTTGCCTTGCATGGACAATGACGACCTGCGTCGTGGGAAGCCCACCACTCACAAAGCCTTCGGCGAAGGAATCGCCATTCTCTCCGGAGGAGCTCTCTTGTCTCTTGCGTTTGAGCACATGACAACGGCTGAGATATCCTCGGAGAGAATGGTTTGGGCGGTCAGGGAACTGGCTAGGTCCATTGGAACTAGAGGGTTGGTCGCGGGACAAGCCAAGGACATAAGTAGTGAAGGTTTGGAGTTGAACGACGTCGGTTTAGAGCATTTGGAGTTTATCCATGTACACAAAACCGCTGTTTTGTTGGAAACTGCTGCGGTTCTTGGAGCCATTATTGGTGGTGGGTCTGATGAAGAGATTGAAAGTGTAAGAAAGTTTGCAAGGTGCATTGGATTGTTGTTTCAGGTGGTGGATGATATTTTGGACGAGACCAAGTCGTCGGAGGAGTTGGGAAAAACCGCCGGAAAAGATCAGCTACTTGGAAAGCTGACGTATCCCAAGCTGATGGGGTTGGAGAAATCTAAAGAATTTGTTAGGAGATTGACTAAAGATGCACGTCAACATCTCCATGGGTTTAGTACGGAGAAGGTGGCACCTTTAGTAGCTCTTACTAATTTTATTGCCAATAGAAATAAATGA